The proteins below come from a single Triticum aestivum cultivar Chinese Spring chromosome 5D, IWGSC CS RefSeq v2.1, whole genome shotgun sequence genomic window:
- the LOC123121393 gene encoding ASC1-like protein 1, with protein MAALVELFTRSYSSSTPVDWEAEAYPAYGDYAVLPILVAFFPALRFLLDRFVFEILARRLIFGKGYDKLAETDERRKKINKFKESAWKFVYFLSAEVLSLSVTYNEPWFTNTRYFWVGPGEQLWPDQKMKLKLKAVYMYAAGFYTYSIFALLFWETRRKDFGVSMSHHVATVVLIVMSYICRLSRAGSVILAVHDASDIFLEIGKMAKYSSCEGLAVVAFLLFVASWILLRLIIFPFWILRSTSYEVAVILDKEKKEFYSSVYYYLFNSLLFSLLVLHIYWWVLIYRMLVKQIQSRGRVGDDVRSDSEGEEDHED; from the exons ATGGCGGCGCTCGTGGAGCTCTTCACGAGATCCTACTCGTCCTCCACGCCGGTGGACTGGGAGGCGGAGGCCTACCCGGCGTACGGCGACTACGCCGTGCTTCCCATCCTTGTCGCCTTCTTTCCCGCCCTGCGCTTCCTCCTCGACCGGTTCGTCTTCGAG ATATTAGCAAGAAGGCTTATATTTGGAAAGGGATATGACAAGCTTGCTGAAACAGACGAAAGGAGAAAGAAAATCAATAAATTTAAGGAGTCCGCCTGGaaatttgtttattttctttctgCAGAGGTCCTTTCATTATCTGTAACATACAATGAACCATGGTTTACAAACACCAGATACTTCTGGGTAGGGCCTGGTGAGCAGCTCTGGCCTGATCAAAAGATGAA ACTGAAGCTTAAGGCTGTATACATGTATGCTGCTGGATTTTACACATATTCCATCTTTGCCCTTCTGTTCTGGGAAACAAGACGCAAGGATTTCGGAGTCTCGATGTCTCACCATGTGGCAACTGTTGTTCTGATTGTTATGTCCTACATTTGCAG ATTATCTCGTGCTGGCTCGGTCATTTTAGCCGTCCATGATGCGAGTGATATATTCCTAGAGATCGGAAAGATGGCCAAGTATAGTAGCTGTGAGGGGCTAGCTGTTGTAGCATTTCTACTTTTTGTGGCTTCTTGGATCCTTCTTCGGCTAATAATTTTCCCTTTCTGGATCCTGAGAAGCACAAG CTATGAAGTAGCTGTGATCCTTGACAAGGAGAAAAAAGAATTTTACAGCTCCGTATACTACTATCTTTTCAACAGTCTCCTGTTCTCACTTCTAGTCCTTCACATATATTGGTGGGTACTGATTTACCGGATGCTAGTGAAACAAATCCAATCCAGAGGACGTGTTGGTGACGATGTTCGATCCG ATTCTGAGGGAGAAGAAGACCACGAAGATTAA